One genomic segment of Paraburkholderia aromaticivorans includes these proteins:
- a CDS encoding formylglycine-generating enzyme family protein: MTVRFKLKKSAALYGVYAAIATVAFAAAFTAATAASAVFSGAQQSAFDNLNKSRPLAALGSEQQCARYAGLPSRWREDPKAGMVHLHGGDFVFGSKLGYEDERPAGDGKTRIAGFWIDQTDVTNAQFAAFVKATGYVSDSERQGGAVVFHTPTRDEMNARELAWWTWVKGAAWNHPTGPGSTLEGRMNQPVTMVTQADALAYASWLGRDLPTEAEWEYAGKAGREGADLDTAPRDEHGKPSANYWQGVFPVLNTNEDGHVGLAPVGCYAANDFKLYDMIGNAWEWTKDVYSGPHQSHTNGDTAAVAPLSRRHDTPVVIKGGSFLCSRDYCVRYRAASREQQEADLPASHIGFRTVLRDAS; encoded by the coding sequence ATGACCGTCCGATTCAAGCTGAAGAAAAGCGCGGCGCTTTACGGCGTCTACGCGGCGATCGCCACGGTCGCGTTCGCCGCCGCTTTCACCGCCGCGACGGCCGCTTCGGCGGTCTTTAGCGGCGCCCAACAAAGCGCATTCGACAACCTCAACAAGTCGCGCCCGCTGGCCGCGCTCGGCTCCGAGCAGCAATGCGCGCGCTACGCCGGCCTGCCCTCGCGCTGGCGCGAAGATCCGAAAGCCGGCATGGTACATCTGCACGGCGGCGACTTCGTATTCGGCAGCAAGCTCGGTTACGAAGACGAGCGTCCCGCCGGCGACGGCAAGACGCGTATTGCCGGTTTCTGGATCGATCAGACCGATGTGACGAATGCGCAGTTTGCGGCATTCGTCAAGGCCACCGGCTATGTCAGTGACTCGGAGCGACAAGGCGGCGCCGTGGTCTTTCATACCCCGACACGCGATGAGATGAACGCACGCGAGCTCGCCTGGTGGACGTGGGTGAAAGGCGCCGCGTGGAATCATCCGACAGGACCCGGCAGCACGCTCGAAGGCCGCATGAACCAGCCGGTGACGATGGTCACGCAAGCCGATGCGCTGGCCTACGCAAGCTGGCTCGGCCGCGATCTGCCGACCGAGGCCGAGTGGGAATACGCGGGCAAAGCCGGCCGCGAAGGCGCGGACCTCGATACAGCGCCCCGCGACGAACACGGCAAGCCGAGCGCCAATTACTGGCAAGGCGTGTTTCCCGTGCTCAATACGAATGAGGACGGCCATGTCGGTCTTGCGCCCGTCGGCTGCTATGCCGCCAATGATTTCAAGCTTTACGACATGATCGGCAATGCGTGGGAATGGACCAAAGATGTTTATAGCGGTCCACACCAGTCGCACACCAATGGCGACACCGCCGCGGTCGCGCCGCTCAGCCGCAGGCACGACACGCCGGTGGTCATCAAAGGCGGCTCGTTCCTGTGCTCGCGCGACTATTGCGTGCGTTATCGGGCCGCCTCGCGCGAACAGCAGGAGGCGGACTTGCCGGCGTCGCATATCGGTTTTCGCACAGTGTTGCGGGACGCGTCATGA
- a CDS encoding MetQ/NlpA family lipoprotein — protein MKPRLFATAVLLMAATMAQHAQAAASRVIKVGVTAGAHAQIMDEVRRVAADRGLTLDVVVFDQPERIDAALAAKQIDVASFEDEPRLDAQRKQHGYALTSVATTVTFPIALYSRKLANLGQLQRGATIAIPDDLEGTARALILLQNFTLLTFRDIAGLHATLADITSNRLNLKIRQVPRTRLFDTLNNVAFAVIDSDDAARAGLYPARDSLGLEDARSPYANVLTVREADCTQPWVTQLVAAYHSNDVAHFILTRYQDSVRRPW, from the coding sequence ATGAAGCCGCGCCTGTTTGCAACGGCAGTGTTGCTCATGGCTGCGACGATGGCTCAGCACGCGCAGGCGGCCGCATCGCGAGTCATCAAGGTCGGTGTGACGGCGGGCGCGCACGCGCAGATCATGGACGAAGTACGCCGTGTCGCCGCCGATCGCGGACTCACGCTCGACGTGGTCGTATTCGACCAGCCCGAGCGTATCGACGCCGCGCTCGCCGCGAAGCAGATCGACGTGGCGAGTTTCGAAGACGAGCCGCGCCTGGACGCCCAGCGCAAACAGCATGGTTACGCGCTGACGAGCGTGGCCACCACCGTGACGTTTCCCATTGCCTTATATTCGCGCAAACTGGCGAACCTCGGCCAGTTGCAGCGAGGCGCGACGATCGCGATTCCCGACGACCTCGAAGGCACCGCGCGCGCGTTGATCCTGCTGCAGAACTTCACGCTGCTGACGTTCAGGGACATCGCCGGCTTGCACGCGACGCTCGCCGACATCACGAGCAACCGTCTGAACCTGAAGATCCGCCAGGTGCCGCGCACTCGTCTATTCGACACATTGAACAATGTGGCCTTCGCCGTGATCGACAGCGACGACGCGGCTCGTGCGGGTCTCTACCCGGCGCGCGACAGCCTCGGCCTCGAAGATGCCCGCTCGCCCTACGCCAACGTGTTGACCGTGCGCGAGGCCGACTGCACGCAGCCTTGGGTCACGCAACTGGTGGCGGCTTACCATTCGAACGACGTCGCGCATTTCATTCTGACGCGCTATCAGGACTCGGTGCGCCGACCGTGGTGA
- the cls gene encoding cardiolipin synthase has product MLAIPITAFVTLVIILVIANLSSGEKTIEHKIERLYASDDPQFLRSMGLLLGPPVISGNRFEMLLNGDCIFPSMLKAIRSAQRTITFETFIYWSGEIGEQIAQALADKAREGVAVHVLLDWVGSSKMDKRYLDLLRDAGAEVIQYHKPHWTGLGRMNDRTHRKLLIIDGHIGFTGGVGIAPEWTGHAENEKHWRDTHFRVEGPVVGHMQAVFMDNWVKATGNVLHGPAYFPDIAPVGDGLAHMFSSSPSGGSDDMQLMYLMAITAATHSIHLASAYFVPDKLTINAIVEAAKRGVKVRIIMPGNRIDTHTVREASRACWGDLLKAGVEMFEYQPTMFHCKLLVVDEYLVSVGSTNFDNRSFKLNDEANLNIYDRDFAKQQTAVFADDLKKSQRITLEAWMRRPFTEKLIEKFVPLLDTQL; this is encoded by the coding sequence ATGCTGGCAATTCCCATTACCGCGTTCGTCACGCTTGTCATCATATTGGTGATTGCCAATTTATCGAGTGGCGAGAAGACGATCGAGCATAAGATCGAACGCCTCTATGCGAGCGACGATCCACAATTTCTTCGTTCCATGGGCTTGTTGCTGGGGCCACCCGTAATCTCGGGCAATCGCTTCGAGATGCTGCTCAACGGCGACTGCATTTTTCCTTCGATGCTGAAAGCCATCCGCTCCGCGCAGCGAACCATCACGTTTGAAACCTTCATTTACTGGTCCGGCGAGATCGGCGAGCAGATTGCGCAGGCACTGGCGGATAAAGCGCGTGAAGGCGTCGCTGTGCATGTGCTGCTCGACTGGGTCGGGTCATCGAAAATGGACAAGCGCTATCTGGATTTGCTGCGCGACGCCGGCGCGGAGGTGATCCAGTATCACAAGCCTCATTGGACCGGACTTGGCCGCATGAACGATCGCACGCACCGCAAGCTACTGATCATCGACGGGCATATCGGTTTCACGGGCGGCGTGGGCATCGCCCCGGAGTGGACCGGTCATGCGGAGAATGAAAAGCACTGGCGCGATACGCATTTTCGCGTTGAGGGTCCGGTGGTCGGCCATATGCAGGCCGTATTCATGGACAACTGGGTCAAGGCAACCGGCAATGTGCTGCACGGTCCTGCCTATTTTCCCGATATCGCGCCAGTGGGCGACGGCCTCGCGCATATGTTCAGCAGTTCACCCTCCGGCGGCAGCGACGATATGCAATTGATGTATCTAATGGCGATCACGGCGGCCACACATTCCATTCATCTGGCGAGTGCCTATTTCGTCCCTGACAAGCTGACGATCAACGCTATCGTCGAAGCAGCGAAGCGCGGCGTGAAAGTGCGGATCATCATGCCGGGAAATCGGATCGACACCCATACCGTGCGCGAAGCGTCGCGCGCATGCTGGGGCGATCTACTCAAGGCGGGTGTGGAAATGTTCGAGTACCAACCGACCATGTTTCACTGCAAATTGCTGGTGGTGGACGAATACCTGGTGTCGGTTGGCTCGACCAATTTCGATAACCGTTCGTTCAAACTCAACGACGAAGCGAATCTGAACATTTATGACCGCGACTTTGCGAAGCAGCAAACCGCCGTTTTCGCCGACGATCTGAAGAAGTCGCAAAGGATCACGCTCGAAGCATGGATGCGTCGCCCGTTCACTGAAAAGCTGATCGAAAAGTTCGTGCCGCTGCTGGATACGCAGCTTTGA
- a CDS encoding H-NS family nucleoid-associated regulatory protein → MPTLEQIQAKLKKLQAQADALIARKAQVAVDQIRDLMLKHGLTTADIEARAKARRAASGLNGHAGNGKAKAARAGKAIAKYRDHKTGATWTGHGRAPGWIAGVKDRTQFLIAGASELKTAAKAAVTHAKGSKGQPKGAQPPKYLNPKTGATWSGRGPAPAWLATVKDRTKFLIDSAAATAAGAGHQAAKKAGKVKSAAAGGAVSKKAAARKVVAKKGAAKKTVARKATAAAGKVAAKKGTAKPAAKKSAAPKAARKAPVRKSAAKSKAVATSEAAAPQASPVQASV, encoded by the coding sequence ATGCCCACGTTAGAGCAAATCCAGGCAAAGCTTAAAAAGCTTCAGGCACAAGCAGACGCCCTTATTGCCAGAAAAGCGCAAGTCGCAGTCGACCAGATTCGCGACCTGATGCTCAAACATGGCCTGACCACGGCGGATATCGAAGCCCGTGCAAAGGCAAGACGTGCCGCAAGCGGTTTGAACGGTCATGCGGGTAATGGCAAGGCGAAAGCCGCCCGGGCCGGCAAGGCAATCGCCAAGTACCGCGACCACAAAACCGGTGCGACCTGGACCGGCCATGGTCGCGCGCCGGGGTGGATTGCCGGCGTGAAAGACCGCACTCAATTCCTGATCGCAGGCGCGAGCGAACTGAAGACGGCGGCAAAGGCGGCTGTCACCCATGCGAAAGGCAGCAAAGGTCAGCCGAAAGGCGCGCAGCCGCCCAAGTACCTCAATCCGAAAACGGGTGCGACGTGGAGCGGCCGCGGCCCGGCGCCGGCATGGCTCGCCACGGTCAAGGACCGTACGAAATTCCTGATCGATAGCGCGGCGGCAACGGCGGCTGGTGCGGGTCACCAGGCTGCGAAGAAGGCCGGCAAAGTGAAGTCGGCGGCGGCTGGCGGCGCGGTGAGCAAGAAGGCTGCAGCAAGAAAGGTCGTGGCAAAGAAAGGCGCGGCCAAAAAGACGGTGGCCAGGAAAGCCACTGCGGCGGCCGGAAAAGTAGCGGCAAAGAAAGGCACGGCAAAGCCGGCCGCGAAGAAGAGTGCCGCACCCAAGGCGGCAAGGAAAGCGCCGGTGCGCAAGAGCGCGGCGAAAAGCAAAGCTGTCGCGACGAGTGAAGCGGCAGCGCCGCAAGCCTCGCCGGTGCAAGCCAGCGTATGA
- a CDS encoding DUF6765 family protein has translation MNIDFHYGVVYIAARVAGMPAGDALTVAHACQYVDDATTAGILRFKGGETFERFATAHKLFDYATTEDDKNRLVWTPFHFLPAAEGSTLHEKAVCRPDSPVAREVVRRAILRRDTETGLHRLGVTLHTYVDTWAHQGFAGIESPWNRVHLLEAQDCTRKGWLAKLKLASEHLIEHIEEDILTVALPVGHGAALHYPDQPWAKWHYIDGRNEFVQRHNLPEFVQAADMACRAVRAYLAGRQDFENEAGLPDNVRDVLTDLLDTNRIEDDNERLRHICRVVKAGHIPGLKESIPDYVPKGPGSWKYLATGLKFDDDTGDKPVWTDTFEKSDYRLFHDAVKQHRFVTTQEILPAYGLRIA, from the coding sequence ATGAATATCGACTTCCACTACGGTGTGGTTTATATCGCCGCGCGGGTGGCCGGAATGCCGGCCGGCGACGCGCTCACCGTAGCGCACGCCTGCCAGTACGTCGACGACGCGACCACCGCGGGCATACTCCGCTTTAAAGGCGGCGAAACTTTCGAACGCTTTGCCACGGCGCACAAGTTATTCGACTACGCCACCACGGAGGACGACAAGAACCGGCTCGTGTGGACACCCTTCCATTTTCTGCCGGCGGCCGAAGGCTCGACCTTGCACGAGAAAGCCGTGTGCCGGCCGGATAGCCCTGTTGCCCGCGAAGTGGTACGACGGGCGATTCTGCGGCGGGACACCGAGACCGGATTGCATCGATTGGGTGTGACGCTTCACACATACGTCGATACATGGGCGCATCAGGGGTTTGCCGGTATCGAAAGTCCGTGGAATCGGGTTCATCTGCTGGAAGCTCAAGATTGCACGCGCAAAGGCTGGCTGGCCAAACTCAAACTTGCCAGCGAGCATCTGATCGAGCATATCGAGGAGGATATTCTGACCGTCGCGCTACCCGTCGGACATGGCGCCGCGTTGCACTATCCCGACCAGCCGTGGGCGAAATGGCACTATATCGACGGTAGAAACGAGTTCGTCCAGCGCCACAACCTGCCGGAGTTCGTGCAGGCGGCAGACATGGCATGCCGCGCGGTGCGCGCCTATCTGGCGGGGCGGCAGGATTTCGAGAACGAGGCAGGGTTACCGGACAATGTCCGGGACGTGCTCACCGATCTGCTCGATACCAATCGTATCGAAGACGACAACGAGCGCTTGCGGCACATTTGCCGCGTCGTGAAAGCTGGACATATTCCGGGTTTGAAAGAGTCGATTCCGGACTATGTGCCCAAAGGGCCGGGCTCCTGGAAGTACCTGGCTACCGGTTTGAAGTTCGACGACGACACTGGAGACAAGCCGGTATGGACGGATACCTTTGAGAAAAGCGATTACCGGCTATTTCACGACGCGGTTAAGCAGCATCGCTTCGTGACCACGCAAGAGATTCTGCCGGCGTACGGATTACGGATTGCGTGA
- a CDS encoding DUF2964 family protein, producing MKLDNWKEGASPERRKLIRSKVHVVLATIGTLASVVGICVAINGGLEFNRTKVFIGVGITVVSTIVYISMLFAPSE from the coding sequence GTGAAACTCGATAACTGGAAAGAAGGCGCGAGTCCTGAACGCCGCAAGCTGATACGCAGCAAGGTCCACGTAGTGCTGGCCACGATCGGCACGTTGGCGTCCGTGGTCGGGATCTGCGTGGCCATTAACGGCGGACTGGAATTCAACCGCACCAAAGTTTTCATTGGAGTCGGTATTACCGTCGTGTCTACCATCGTTTATATCTCGATGCTTTTCGCGCCGTCCGAGTGA
- a CDS encoding DUF488 family protein: MNRKDNAVPVTTIGFTGKTAQEFFDLLKNAEVRTLLDIRLSNTSQLAGFAKKQDLPFFLDKLCGAAYQELPELAPEPDLFKRYKAKEVTWDDFAAAYVELIAKRRVESNLDVDLFRSACLLCSEHLPHRCHRRLALEYLNSRWNGRLTITHLS; this comes from the coding sequence ATGAATCGCAAAGACAATGCCGTACCCGTGACCACTATCGGCTTCACCGGCAAGACGGCGCAGGAGTTTTTCGATTTGCTGAAAAACGCAGAGGTGCGCACGCTGCTCGACATCCGCCTGAGCAACACGTCGCAACTTGCCGGCTTCGCGAAGAAGCAGGATCTGCCTTTCTTTCTCGACAAGTTGTGCGGCGCTGCTTACCAGGAATTGCCAGAACTGGCCCCGGAGCCCGACTTGTTCAAGCGCTACAAGGCCAAAGAAGTGACGTGGGACGATTTTGCGGCCGCTTATGTCGAGCTGATTGCGAAGCGCAGGGTGGAAAGCAATCTGGACGTCGATCTATTCCGTTCGGCTTGCCTGCTTTGCAGTGAACATTTACCACACCGCTGTCACCGGCGCCTCGCGCTCGAGTACTTGAATTCGCGTTGGAATGGCCGCCTCACTATTACGCACCTGTCGTAA
- a CDS encoding FKBP-type peptidyl-prolyl cis-trans isomerase, translated as MKSIVALVAAALLSSTAMAAAPTTEKLPSGVVVEHLTQGTGAQPAAEDVVKVNYRGTLANGTEFDSSAKHGGPATFPLNRVIPCWTQGVQKMKVGGKAKLTCPAATAYGDRSVGVIPPNSDLTFEVELVGIVK; from the coding sequence TTGAAATCTATCGTTGCATTGGTCGCAGCAGCTCTTCTGTCTTCAACGGCGATGGCCGCCGCGCCCACCACCGAAAAACTGCCTTCCGGCGTCGTGGTTGAACACCTGACGCAGGGCACCGGCGCCCAACCTGCCGCTGAAGATGTCGTCAAGGTCAACTACCGCGGCACGCTGGCCAACGGTACCGAGTTCGACAGTTCGGCGAAACACGGCGGCCCGGCCACGTTCCCGCTGAACCGCGTGATTCCGTGCTGGACGCAAGGCGTGCAGAAAATGAAGGTGGGCGGCAAGGCCAAATTGACCTGCCCGGCGGCAACAGCTTACGGCGACCGCAGCGTTGGCGTGATTCCGCCGAACAGCGACCTGACGTTCGAGGTCGAACTGGTCGGTATCGTCAAGTAA
- a CDS encoding ligase-associated DNA damage response DEXH box helicase — translation MTEPADSDESAVPSAPPERRRAPRPRRIPRSRQQQARLDAREPVFEPLPFGIDESAARLPFADKLGAWFEARRWQPFEFQREVWQEIGRGASGLLHATTGAGKTWAVWFGALAAFAATPTARSRAPRTQPEPLTVLWITPMRALAADTARALQSSAAELAVPWSVGLRTGDTSSAERARQNRRMPSALVTTPESLSLMLTRPDAREVLARVRLVIVDEWHELLGNKRGTQTQLALARLVHWRPQLQVWGLSATLGNLPFAADVLLAPVKTPRASVQGALPKALIVDTVIPETIERFPWGGHVGMRQVGAVAEAIGEARTSLVFTNTRSQCEVWYQALLEARPEWAGLIALHHGSLDQEVREWVEHGLKSGLLKVVVCTSSLDLGVDFLPVERVFQIGSPKGVARLMQRAGRSGHAPGRPSRVTIVPTHALELVEAAAAREAVERRQIEGRETPEKPFDVLVQHLVTVAIGGGFDARELYGEIRSTYAYRQLTQAEFDWALGFVEGGGTALRAYPDYHRVARESDGLYHVPREDLVRRHRNNIGTIVANGTLNVAYLSGGRIGAIEESFISRLKPGDIFTFGGRALELIRVQDMTAWVRRATSSRGAMPQWAGSRMPLSSELADATLTMLARAAAGIYDEPEMRAVRPLLELQQKWSALPEPGVLVVELVKSREGHHFFCYPFAGRTAHIGLGALLAWRIAREKPGTFSISMNDYGFELLSAQPFDWAEKLEGGLLSPDELDHDILASLNSSELSMRRFREIARVSGLVFQGHPGQQKSARQLQASSGLFYEIFRTHDRGNLLLNQADDEVLLQELDARRIRTALERMNASRVIVTRPKKPTPFAFPLIVGRLREKVSTEKLADRVERMLAELEKAART, via the coding sequence ATGACCGAGCCGGCTGATTCCGACGAGAGCGCAGTTCCCTCTGCTCCGCCCGAGCGTCGCCGCGCTCCCCGGCCGCGCCGGATTCCGCGCAGCCGGCAACAGCAGGCGCGGCTCGACGCGCGCGAGCCGGTCTTCGAACCGCTGCCTTTCGGCATCGACGAAAGTGCCGCGCGCCTGCCCTTCGCCGACAAACTCGGCGCGTGGTTCGAGGCGCGCCGCTGGCAGCCGTTCGAGTTTCAACGAGAGGTCTGGCAGGAAATCGGCCGTGGCGCGAGCGGTTTGCTGCATGCCACCACCGGCGCGGGTAAAACCTGGGCCGTCTGGTTCGGCGCGCTGGCGGCCTTCGCCGCAACGCCAACTGCTCGCAGCCGCGCGCCCCGCACTCAGCCGGAGCCGCTCACCGTGCTGTGGATCACGCCGATGCGCGCGCTCGCCGCCGACACCGCGCGCGCCTTGCAAAGTTCGGCGGCGGAATTGGCCGTGCCCTGGAGCGTCGGGTTGCGCACGGGCGACACGTCGTCCGCCGAACGCGCGCGGCAGAACCGGCGCATGCCATCGGCGCTGGTCACCACGCCGGAGAGTCTTTCCCTCATGCTTACGCGGCCCGACGCGCGCGAGGTGCTTGCGCGCGTGCGACTGGTCATCGTCGACGAATGGCACGAGTTGCTTGGCAACAAGCGCGGCACGCAGACCCAACTCGCGCTTGCGCGCCTCGTGCATTGGCGGCCGCAATTGCAGGTATGGGGCTTGTCCGCCACGCTCGGCAATCTGCCCTTCGCCGCCGATGTCCTGCTCGCGCCCGTGAAAACGCCTCGCGCAAGTGTGCAGGGTGCGCTGCCCAAAGCGCTGATTGTCGATACGGTCATTCCCGAGACCATCGAGCGGTTCCCGTGGGGTGGCCATGTGGGCATGCGCCAGGTCGGCGCCGTCGCCGAGGCGATCGGTGAAGCCCGGACCTCGCTCGTATTTACCAACACGCGCTCGCAATGCGAGGTGTGGTATCAGGCACTGCTCGAAGCGCGGCCCGAATGGGCTGGCCTGATCGCACTGCATCATGGCTCACTCGATCAGGAAGTGCGCGAATGGGTCGAGCACGGCCTCAAGAGCGGCTTGCTGAAAGTGGTTGTGTGCACATCCAGCCTCGATCTCGGCGTCGATTTTCTGCCGGTGGAGCGCGTGTTTCAGATCGGCTCGCCTAAGGGCGTCGCGCGTTTGATGCAGCGTGCGGGCCGCTCGGGTCATGCGCCGGGACGTCCTTCGCGCGTCACGATCGTGCCGACGCACGCGCTCGAACTGGTCGAAGCCGCCGCCGCGCGTGAAGCCGTCGAGAGGCGTCAGATAGAAGGCCGCGAAACGCCTGAGAAACCGTTTGACGTGCTGGTACAGCATCTCGTTACCGTGGCGATTGGCGGTGGATTCGATGCGCGCGAACTATACGGCGAAATTCGCAGCACCTACGCCTACCGGCAACTCACCCAGGCGGAGTTCGACTGGGCGCTCGGTTTCGTGGAAGGCGGCGGCACGGCATTGCGCGCCTATCCCGACTACCATCGCGTGGCGCGCGAGAGCGATGGGCTGTACCACGTGCCGCGCGAGGATCTGGTGCGACGGCATCGCAACAACATCGGCACGATCGTCGCGAACGGCACCTTGAATGTCGCTTATCTCTCGGGCGGCCGGATCGGCGCGATCGAGGAGTCGTTTATTTCACGGCTCAAACCCGGCGATATCTTCACTTTCGGTGGGCGCGCACTCGAATTGATCCGCGTACAGGATATGACCGCGTGGGTGCGGCGGGCCACATCGTCACGCGGCGCCATGCCGCAGTGGGCGGGCAGTCGCATGCCGCTGTCCTCCGAACTCGCCGACGCCACGCTGACGATGCTCGCACGCGCCGCGGCCGGCATCTACGACGAACCGGAAATGCGCGCCGTGCGGCCGCTGCTCGAATTACAGCAGAAGTGGTCGGCATTGCCCGAACCGGGCGTACTGGTCGTGGAGTTGGTGAAATCGCGCGAGGGACACCATTTCTTTTGCTATCCGTTTGCAGGGCGCACGGCGCATATCGGTTTGGGCGCATTGCTCGCATGGCGCATCGCCCGCGAGAAGCCCGGCACGTTTTCTATTTCGATGAACGACTACGGCTTCGAGTTGTTGTCCGCGCAACCATTCGATTGGGCGGAGAAGCTCGAAGGCGGTTTGCTTTCGCCTGATGAACTGGATCATGACATTCTCGCGAGCCTGAATTCGTCGGAACTCTCCATGCGGCGCTTTCGCGAAATTGCGCGTGTGTCGGGACTGGTGTTTCAGGGGCATCCCGGGCAGCAGAAAAGCGCGCGGCAGTTGCAGGCGTCTAGTGGCCTCTTCTATGAAATCTTTCGCACTCACGATCGCGGCAATCTTTTGCTCAATCAGGCCGACGACGAAGTGCTTCTGCAGGAACTCGACGCCCGGCGCATTCGCACCGCGCTCGAACGCATGAACGCGAGCCGCGTGATCGTCACACGCCCGAAAAAGCCAACGCCGTTTGCGTTTCCGTTGATCGTCGGGCGCCTGCGGGAGAAGGTCAGCACGGAAAAGCTCGCGGACCGCGTCGAGCGGATGCTGGCCGAACTCGAGAAGGCGGCCCGCACATGA
- the pdeM gene encoding ligase-associated DNA damage response endonuclease PdeM — protein sequence MRPASLTAEIAGHPLVLSSLRSAFDPVLRCLFVADAHFGKDAVFRARGIPVPIGSTADNLMRLDILIAEFEPAMLVFLGDLLHAREAHVRETLEALHVWRARHAGLRVVLVEGNHDRHAGALPATLGVEYVQEPWQIGPWALCHHPRKVEGAYALAGHVHPVYRIATRSDSVRVPCFRFGVECGVLPAFGSFTGGAREDGRVAGEKVFLVVQEKVIEMVR from the coding sequence ATGAGACCGGCGTCTTTGACGGCGGAGATTGCCGGACATCCTCTTGTGCTGTCGAGCTTGCGCTCGGCTTTCGATCCGGTGCTGCGTTGTCTTTTCGTCGCCGATGCGCATTTCGGCAAGGACGCGGTGTTTCGCGCGCGCGGCATTCCGGTGCCGATCGGTTCGACTGCGGACAATCTGATGCGCCTGGACATACTGATTGCCGAGTTCGAGCCTGCCATGCTCGTGTTTCTCGGCGATCTGCTGCACGCGCGTGAGGCGCATGTGAGGGAGACGCTCGAAGCATTGCATGTCTGGCGCGCGCGCCATGCCGGGCTGCGCGTGGTGCTGGTCGAGGGAAATCACGACCGGCATGCAGGCGCGTTGCCGGCGACGCTCGGCGTCGAGTATGTTCAGGAGCCCTGGCAAATCGGGCCGTGGGCGTTGTGTCATCACCCGCGGAAGGTAGAAGGTGCGTATGCGCTCGCGGGGCACGTGCATCCGGTGTACAGGATTGCGACGCGTAGCGATTCGGTACGGGTTCCGTGTTTCCGGTTCGGGGTGGAGTGCGGTGTGTTACCCGCATTCGGGAGCTTTACGGGGGGAGCGCGTGAGGATGGTCGCGTGGCTGGGGAGAAGGTCTTTCTGGTGGTGCAGGAGAAGGTGATCGAGATGGTGCGATGA